One stretch of Spartobacteria bacterium DNA includes these proteins:
- a CDS encoding glycosyl transferase → MKYGHFDDENSEYVITTPQTPYPWINYMGADHLLGMISNTGGGYCYYKDARYRRLLRYRYNSIPLDMNGRYFYIREEDGAVWSPTWKPVMTELDQYECRHGMGYSIISGVRNQLSASVTFFIPEEDPCEIHLLELHNRSAAPRTLTLFSYVEFALWDALTDMTNFQRNLSVAETEVEDSVIYHKTEYRERRNHFAFYSCGSPMNGFDTDRDAFVGPNQTLSTPQAVTEGLSRNSQRIGWFPIASHSVKITLQAGEKKAIPFILGYVENAPEKKWAAPTVINKEKARHVIAKYDVDGCTAALNALKESKQTQINTFKVTSDDKKFDRMVNIWNPYQTMTTFTVSRSASGFESGIGRGIGFRDSNQDVMGAVSLIPDRCRARILELAEIQFKDGSAYHQFQPLTKQGNADVGSHFNDDPLWLLFSTVDYLRETGDDSILDAPAKFVDGDATDHATLLDHMIASVEFILNNLGPHGLPLIGRADWNDCLNLNAHSSNPDESFQTCDNGEARVAESIFIAGMFCATVPEFIALCTRYKRSIDIPRYQQATETMKQTVIQHGRDAAWYLRAYDAEGHKVGSSENKEGSIYIEPQGMCVMAGLGIEDGFAEKALDSVHSKLATDHGIMLQQPAYTSYRIELGEISSYPPGYKENAGVFSHNNAWIVIAETLLHRPERAFDYYKSVTPAYREAISELHRMEPYVYAQTIAGADAPVPGEAKNSWLTGTSSWFYIAATRYILGIRPEFDGLTIDPCLPGQLGDTLRVTRVLRGVTYHITIRRGTGYSLSSSTIGVKIINKTVMAPQEAADVMVECTV, encoded by the coding sequence ATGAAATATGGTCACTTTGATGATGAAAACAGCGAATACGTTATCACCACCCCGCAAACGCCCTATCCCTGGATTAATTATATGGGAGCCGATCATCTGCTGGGCATGATTTCTAATACCGGCGGCGGATATTGTTATTATAAAGATGCACGCTATCGCCGTTTGCTGCGTTATCGCTACAATTCGATTCCCCTTGATATGAACGGGCGCTATTTTTATATCCGCGAAGAAGACGGCGCGGTCTGGTCGCCCACATGGAAACCGGTAATGACCGAGCTGGATCAATACGAATGCCGGCACGGCATGGGATACTCCATCATATCCGGCGTGCGCAATCAGCTCAGCGCATCCGTCACCTTTTTTATTCCCGAAGAAGATCCCTGCGAAATCCATTTGCTGGAATTGCATAACAGGAGTGCTGCACCACGAACGCTGACACTGTTTTCCTATGTAGAATTTGCGCTGTGGGACGCTCTGACGGACATGACGAATTTTCAACGCAATCTGAGCGTCGCCGAGACTGAAGTGGAAGATTCAGTCATCTACCACAAAACAGAATACCGCGAACGGCGGAACCATTTTGCCTTTTACAGCTGCGGCAGTCCGATGAACGGCTTTGATACTGATCGCGACGCATTTGTCGGACCCAACCAGACATTGAGCACGCCTCAAGCGGTTACGGAAGGCCTGTCCCGCAACTCTCAGCGCATTGGGTGGTTCCCCATTGCCTCCCACAGCGTAAAGATCACTTTACAAGCGGGAGAGAAGAAAGCCATTCCCTTCATCCTCGGCTATGTGGAAAATGCCCCGGAGAAAAAATGGGCGGCACCCACCGTAATAAACAAAGAAAAAGCACGGCACGTCATTGCAAAATATGATGTCGACGGATGTACGGCCGCACTGAATGCATTGAAGGAAAGCAAACAAACTCAAATAAACACCTTCAAGGTCACCTCGGACGACAAGAAATTTGATCGCATGGTGAACATCTGGAATCCCTATCAGACCATGACTACCTTCACCGTATCCCGCAGTGCATCCGGATTTGAATCGGGCATCGGTCGCGGCATCGGATTCCGGGATTCCAACCAGGATGTGATGGGGGCGGTCTCATTAATCCCCGACCGCTGCCGGGCACGCATTCTGGAACTGGCGGAAATTCAGTTCAAAGACGGATCCGCCTACCATCAATTCCAGCCGCTGACGAAACAGGGAAATGCAGATGTGGGCTCCCACTTCAACGATGATCCGCTCTGGCTGCTGTTCTCCACGGTGGACTATCTGCGTGAAACGGGAGACGACTCCATTCTGGATGCACCTGCCAAGTTCGTTGATGGCGACGCAACGGATCACGCCACCCTGCTGGATCACATGATCGCATCGGTTGAATTCATTTTGAACAATCTGGGTCCCCACGGGCTGCCACTGATCGGACGGGCCGACTGGAATGACTGTCTGAACCTGAATGCCCATTCATCCAATCCCGACGAATCTTTTCAAACCTGCGATAACGGGGAGGCACGTGTGGCTGAATCCATCTTCATTGCGGGCATGTTCTGCGCGACGGTTCCCGAATTCATCGCCCTCTGCACGCGTTATAAACGATCTATCGATATCCCCCGGTACCAGCAGGCCACAGAAACCATGAAGCAGACCGTCATTCAGCATGGACGCGATGCCGCATGGTATTTGCGCGCCTATGATGCCGAAGGCCATAAAGTGGGTTCCAGCGAAAACAAAGAAGGCTCCATCTACATAGAACCGCAAGGCATGTGCGTTATGGCTGGACTGGGCATAGAAGACGGCTTCGCAGAAAAAGCACTGGACTCGGTGCACAGCAAACTGGCCACGGATCACGGCATTATGCTCCAGCAACCGGCCTACACATCCTACCGGATAGAACTGGGCGAAATCAGTTCCTACCCTCCGGGATATAAGGAAAATGCAGGCGTATTCAGTCACAACAATGCATGGATCGTCATAGCCGAAACCCTGCTGCATCGTCCGGAGCGCGCCTTTGACTACTACAAATCTGTGACCCCTGCCTATCGTGAAGCCATAAGCGAACTACACCGCATGGAACCCTATGTTTATGCGCAAACCATCGCAGGAGCAGATGCCCCGGTACCCGGCGAAGCAAAAAATTCATGGCTGACCGGAACTTCCTCCTGGTTTTATATTGCGGCCACACGGTACATTCTCGGCATTCGGCCTGAATTCGACGGATTGACCATTGATCCATGCCTGCCCGGGCAGCTGGGCGACACCCTTCGCGTTACACGTGTACTGCGCGGTGTGACATACCACATAACCATCCGGCGAGGCACAGGATACAGCCTGTCATCGTCCACCATCGGCGTAAAGATCATCAATAAAACGGTGATGGCTCCCCAAGAGGCCGCAGACGTCATGGTTGAGTGCACCGTCTGA